The window gtactacagatcgatgtgaaacgtctgtatacgTGACGTGGGtgatatgtgtgtgtatgtgttttattctgccatttttagcccctttatagtaggcatggctcttctttcttcgtcttctttcttgaGGTAGATGATGTCCGACGTGATGtatgtagaatcttgcgtaatcCGCGACGTGATGTatgtagaatcttgcgaatccgatgtgatgaagaatcttgcgagtCTTGAATGACGTATTGGAGGGTGGTGGGAGGAGAGGAGGGAGGGAAGGGAGGGCTTGGcggaaattggcggtggcgggacttgaacccgagGACTACAGAttacaaagcgtgggtgataaccactgtgccaggaccgcacatcccaaccaaACTTAGCTTTGGGTGTCAGGTGTCCATTCAAATAGGTAGCTTGTGTATGTATAACATGAACGGTATATGGCGCTGTGGTATAGGTTACGGATGCCATGCTGATATCACGGATTCTAATCTCTGTaatgatgctgtttaaattttctttcttgtaaaaaatatatttagtctatattattttgcaaagcctatttttcttgtttttgttgttgttttccttgttttttgcccatttttcCTTATTGCTTTATAAActagaaaagattttttttactttatttttatttgcaacAATCAAATAATTGCAACGCTGTGATAACAGACGCCCAGAACATGTTGAACAGCTGATAGgcaattttatatttttcattaaaagaaatatcGTCAGAATGTGATATAATTCGTCAAGAACTATTtcaccggttttttttttaatctgaTGAATTAGAGCCTTTACGTAAAAGGTTTACTGTAATTCATGGAAACTCATCAAGGTCAGGAACATCATAAGAAGTTTCCGCAACTCCATGGATCGAGGTTAAACAGCATGCCGACTTCACAAAACGATCCATAAATGGCTGCCGAAAGATCGTTGAGACATGAGTAGCTCAAGCATTGTACAGGTGAACGTCCCTTGCCGTTTCCCTAATATCTCTCAAAGGAAGAGTTCGCGTACATTATGTAACATTTGATGCTGCATTTCCCAAGATTGCAAACGGAGCCTGTATGGGAGAGTTTGCCAGACGAGAAGAAAGGCTGCGTTAATTGAAGGTACCAATTTGAAAAGTATAGAATTGATTTTTATCATCATTCCCTAATGACTTTGTGCTTCCCATTCGATAACCGTATTGTTTCTCGTATTATACCGCAGCAGAATCATTCCTTTCTCATAATCATTAGAtctcgtatatttgatttctGAAAGGGTGGGTCTGATTATGGAAAGTATATACAGAACGTTAGGACGTCCATGCTAAATTTATCGATCTCCAGAATGAATGGAGGAGAATCGAAAAGCTGTATGGTTTCTGATGAGGGGTGAAATCATGTACTCATCTACACTGCCAGAAAACTAATTCTCGTTTTATCCTGCGGCTAGTGTTGTCCTACTACCTCCTCTCGAGCGGTATGTGTGGTAACATTGCAAAATTCCACCACTGTAATCAATATGGAATTTGTAACATTTTTCACAGCCATtcagcattttgtttttgtattgcTGCAAGCGAAAGTTGCTTTTCTTGTGGGTATAATCGCTTCCCACTTTCTCGAGGCGTTTCCCAAAGCGAATTGTTAGTCGTCGAGTGGATAATTAAACATTAATCGTCGGACGTCAATCGTTGTTTCAATTTGTGTCGTTGCACtagatattttgaaaaatagatcCATTTTGCATAGTACATAATTTACCGTACCTTACGTGACATCTACGGCATCGAAATTGATACCCAGTATTCTTGTTCAATCATTCCCGCTTGGCTGAACTACTTTCACGTATCTGAAACAGTAACCAACAGGACAACGAGCAACCTCGAACCTATAGAAAGCtacaatgttttgtttttttggtaccacctttttttttatttgtttgtttttattatctgtatttttgtcttttgttctACAACCATAATTGGGTCTTACTGACAGCAAAGTTAAGCTACTAACCTTCataattttacattttatctATGCATGGATTTCGACGTGTGATGTCGTTTTAAGAGACCGCATTAAACGTTAGTTTGTAAAATAAGATTGTAaacattctttcttttccttcggTATCATAACAGACGAttcaaaggaagaagaaaatcattcGCCTCACCAGTTGAAAACTCATCTGGGTATTTCGAGCAGCCGCAACTTGCAACTTCACAGTGAtcgctttctttttggtgATTCATCAGCATGGACAGTATAAGTAGATCTTCTATAGCTACGCTATGATTACATGCAGTCATCCAGAATTTCTCAGACAGTACAGTACTTAAGCAAATTCTCTCTTTACCGACATCTTTCATTTCTTACAAACAAAAGCTTTGCTGGATTGGTTCGTACTTGAGCAgctctttatttcttttagtcTAGATTTGGCACTTCCTACGAAGGCAACGGACCGTCAGTTTCCTTAAAATGTGGTGGATTTTCCTGATGTTATCTCATGCCATACAAGCTATTTCTCCCAGTGACAATTCAATAAGTTTCTTGACTTATAATGCTTGTGAAAAGCCATTTGTCTGTAAATCGGCTATTCAGTGCTCCATTTGGTATAATGAATTGCAAGCATTACCACCAAAACCTTGCTTTAATTCGGAAGGTTATGTTGGGCTTTGCTGTCCACACGTAGCTAACATAAAACGTAAGTAGGCCATCAGATTTGTTTACttaaaattgtaataaatctTATTCTAATTTACTTCCTTAATGTGTCAAGCAGCCACTGTATTGAAGGAAACGGGAATAGAAGAGGTGCTTCCGCCTGTCCAGTCTCTTTCTCCGATACTTCTGGAATTAAGTGCTCGTGCTGCTCGGTCCGATTTGAATTACCTCAGTATTGTAAGAAAATGCGCTTATCTATTAAATTTTGTTGCCAAGGATATAATTTCCGTTCAGctttaaaaaccaaacaaaacagatTGAGGAAATTCTCGGTCGTAACGACATAGTGATGCACGAAAATTCAATGGCCAGGACTCATTCAGCCAGTGTGGCTCCTTTCGAAACAACCCGTTCTCAGAGTCAAAAGGCCCTGTTGGTAGTTAGCGCTACCCGTCGTTTACAACACAAGTACTTTCTGTTCAGTGATAAAGTAACAATATTTGTCTATTAAATGATtttatattgacattgaagaTTGGCCCTTTCGCCGGAACGAGCTGGATTCGCATTGCAAGCGATCGATACACGACTGAGTTTTCTCGAGGACACCTGTCCCTTGCTCCCAACCTGTTTGCGCCAAAAATATCGGTCTTTTGATGGAACATGCAATAATCTACGACGTCCTTCTTGGGGTAGCGCTTTGACGTCGCTCGACCGTCTTGCTCCCCCAGAATACGACGACGGCAAGTCATCGATAAAAATGACATTACTTTGTCATCTTCATTTACAAATTTATTCGTTCATCAGAAAATTATTTGGTACGTAAtctattttttccattttttccttgttaCACGTAGGTATTTGGGATCCCAAAATCAGGAAATCGAACAAAGAGCTTCCAAACGTTCGTGTTGTAAGAACAACCGTAGTTACAGACGAGAACCATCCAGCTGTCGATATGACTCATATGCTAATGCAATGGGGTCAATTCGTCGATCACGATATGGTTCAAGTACCAGTCTTTCAGacaggtaaaacaaaatgaatcaaTAAAAAGTCAATAAAGCAGTTAAATTTCCTTATCCTAAACATCCTTATTTCAATCTTTTAGCAAACCAATCAAACATTGAATGCTGCACTCCAGAAGGTGGAATACTTCCACCAGAACTCCGACATCCtcattgttttccaattgACATTCCAGCTAATGATCCTTTCTACGGTCCAAGAGGCGTTCGATGCCTGAACTTTGTCCGTTCCATGATTACTCCTCGAACTGAATGCCGAATGGGTTATGCAGATCAAATGAACCAGCTTACTCATTTTATTGACGCATCCCATGTGTACGGGCCATCACCTATCATTGCTGCGAACTTGCGTCAGTTTGTCGGAGGCCTCATGAAAACATCGGTCATCGAGGGCCGTCAATACCCGTTACAAGACTTCCAAGGCAAAAATTGCGTCGGTGTAACTAGGGACACTGGTTGTTTTGTTGCAGGTAAGTGGGAATctattataaatatttttacactTCGTTACATCATTTTTGATCTTTTGTTCAGGAGATAAACGCGTTAATCAAATTATGACGCTTACCAGCTTGCACGTCATCTTTCTGCGTCATCACAATTACATTGCTACAGCACTGAGTGCAATCAATTCTCACTGGAGTGATGAAATTCTTTATCAGGAGACTCGACGAATTATTGGAGCTTTGATGCAGCACATCACCTACAACGAATTTCTCCCATCGATACTCGGCCGCCAGACGATGGAAATCTATGGTTTGACTCCTCAAAGTGCTGGTTATTCATCAAGTTACGACGAAAATGTTAATCCATCAATCACTAACGAGTTTGCCGCTGCTGCTTTCCGTATGGGCCACTCGCTCATTCAGGGATCAATCAAGTATGCAACATCAATcaattcaaagttaaaatcACCTTCTAATTTTTACGTCTTATCCTGAATAGCCTCGTCGAAGAAGATGGCAAAGTCCGTGTGGAGCTAATGCGAAATTGGTTCAACAACCCCCATTTACTTCGCCAATCTGGCCAGTTGGATGCTGTATTGCGCGGCATGATTGACCAATGGCCCCAAAACATGGACGAATGGGTATCTGAGGATCTAACGAATCATCTTTTCCAAAGGTATTAAAAATCTACTATTGCGTAAGACAGGCATAACAACTGTTTTGTGTACAATTTTCTTGAAGACCAAAAAAGGATTTTGGATTAGATCTTATTTCCATTAACCTTTGGCGTGGTCGTGACCATGGGTTGCCAGGTTACAATACTTATCGCCAAGTCTGTGGTTTGCCACCTGCCACGAGTTTTCAAGATCTTTTGACAATAATGGATCACTCGGTAGTAAAACGTTTGGCCTCAGTTTATCGCTCAGTCGACGACATCGATCTTTATATTGGTGGTCTGGTTGAACATCATTTACCTGGCTCAATGCTCGGACCCGTCTTTTCATGTATAATTGCTGAACAATTTGCTCGTTCGAAAGAGGGCGATCGTTTCTTTTACGAACATGGTGGACAGCCCTACTCCTTTACACCAGGTGTGTAGTATACGTTTACCACTTTCTTTTTGGTGGTATTTTTTTACACATTGTGCCTAATATTATCTCTCTATTGTAATTTTTCAGCTCAACTACAAGAAATTCGTAAAATGAGTTTGGCTGCCATAATTTGTGATAATGCTGACAATATAGTGAAAGTGCAACCACTGGTTTTCCGCCATCCTTCTCCCACGTAATGGCTTAACCTGCATCGATGTAGATAAATTTATATAatctattatttttattgtttaggAATCCTCGCGTTAATTGCAAATCACCAATAATTCCACGCATGAATCTTGCCGCCTGGACCGGATAGCGGGTTTTGTTGAACGCTTTGGACCTTGTACAAATCAGAGCTCTTATTAAATTGTACAGATTATTAGAGCTGGCGGAAAACTAGATCATTATCAAATTGCTCCAAATTGTTTTCAAGGTCAGAATAAAGTAGATGACCATATCGACTGCAAGTTTATGTATATGTTGGTAATCAtggtattcttgccaaagtCACACTTGTCGCATCTTTAATCATGTAATTGGCGATAAATCATACGTAGTTGTAATTCAAAATGGAACATggctttttcaatagacatgaAACGAaattgtttagaaaaaaattgacaaattgTCAACGTTGTTATTGGGGTAAATACAATACCATCAAGTGACATGGCGATCTGTTACACATTGTGTAAAATTGCAAGTTCAGGAGAGCACGTTCTGTAGCGAAAAGCGTCATaatgatttttgaattttttattcgtGAAAGTTTCCTCGTTCGATACATATTGTATATCATGGCACCTACGCAAACGCAGTTTTCTAGGTTTGCACTTAAATAGCCATTAGATGTTAATGCCAAACAATTATTGTTAAGTTTAATTGAAATCCAGTTATTGCTGACTGAAGCAAGAATGAAACTTAAGTGTGAAAAGCATGCAAACAATAACATTGCATGCTTTACCACTTGCAAAAGACCTGGTTAGTTGTTACACCGGAAATCAGTCTGGATTTGGCAAATGGTTCCAGATGATTCCTTGACTCTTAAACAATGGGAGCAGCAAGTTACCATTATTTAGAAGTAAAGTATTTTCATTCAGTTTGGTTTACAATTCCGTAACTTACTTTTTTCATTGTGTAATGTAGAAATGTGGCGAAATAGGAATCTAGGTGGTTCACTAGGGTCTCCTGGAATGGCATAAATATACTTGCAAGTAAGTTTAATTTCTAAATTACTTTGGGTTAAGCCTAGAACACTATGCTTTTGTATTTGTAATAGCTTATGCCAACTTGTCTAAACATTCAGATTTAATCCCacaagatttttgttttcttctcacATGAAAATGAGCAGTAACAATGCATCCATATCCACAgtttatttgaagaaaagccTACAATTAGATTGTAGTGGTTTAATAGGAATTGGACCGGCAATTGCTTATTCAGTACTGTACAGCTATATTCTTGTGAACCACATGTTCTTTTGGTTTGTGGTTACCTAATTACAATGGAGAAGTGGTGGTTCACTGATACATAGCACTCGTATTTTCTCATAAATTCTTGATGATCGGCTACCACCAGCAAAATAACCTATATTTCACTCTATCCTTCTTTCACTCTCACGAATGGAATGGATCCCTGTTAAAACTTTTCGAATTTTGTGATTTGCGAttcaaaagtaatttttttttataggttcCATAAATATCTATTGAATCGAACCCATGTGAATGGCGTTGCGATTTCTCGAATGTTTTGCATCAAATTATTTACGGATAATGGCACCGTAAAGTGCTACTCAATTCAAGCTTGTCCAATGGGGGACTAAGTGAAGAAATCACTTTCACGTATTCTAACAAGCAATGACACGTTACAGGAGCCTTGAAAAGCGGTATTGGTATGTCCTACTTAATgtaaactttattattttcctttttaaccACAAGTTTTAGTGGATAGCTGAACCGCGTTCAATCGTGGCATGCATTATCCTGTTCTATTTGCAAAAcgcatactttttttttcttgtccactCGAATTTCTAGGGATTGTTCGATGGACCTCAAAAGTCGACAAGTCACACCCTCTCTAAAATGCAACTTGAAATAGATTCGCCCGGAGCCTGAATAGCTTACATTTTCCTATGATTGACGGGAATCGAAAACCCATTTAGATATTTCTCAACTTCTCAccactttcttttcattgacTTCATAAAGTAATGACCAGGATTTGttataaaaatagaatcaGTCCATTGGATTCATATCATATTCAGTTGTTCTGTCCGGCAGTACGGGTCTAAgaattctattttattttttagaagaAATATTTGTTTAAGAACTGTAAATCTTCAGtaaacacaagaaaacaactacAGAATGCGGTGGCTTCTTCTGATATTACCTACCATTGTCTGGGCCGTTCATCGTGTACCTCATTCAGTTAGTATTGTGCCAAAAAGTGTTTGTGGAAATCAGTTTGTCTGTAAACCAACAAGTCAGTGCTCAGTTTGGTACGCTGAATTTTCTCCATTGCCATCAAAACCTTGCTATGACCCTCGAGGTTCCATGGGGATCTGTTGCCCGGACATCCTTCATGTAAAATGTAAGCCTATTCaagtaatttaaatttgtctcatcagttttcttctgttatctcatttattaattttttttatcaattattgtttttattgctcTAATGGTCTTCAATAGCAAGAGCAGTGAAATTTTCGGCAGCCCAAAAGATACGCTTACCTTCACCCGTTCAACATCTCCCGTCGAAACTTTTGGAACAAACTTCTCGTGGAGCTCGTGCGGATTTAACGAACATAAAAATTGTAAGAAAATCcatattaattaattttctaatcgcataaattaaataatcaacacatacgtttttttttttttttttttttttttttaaaaaaaataaagatcgAGGAAAATCTAAACCGTAATCAGCTTACTATGAATGAAAACTCAATGGCCTGGACCCATTCACTTAATATGGCCCCATTAGAAATTTCTAGCATTCAGGGAGACAAAGCACTTTTGGTGGTAAATGCTGCCCGTCGTTTACAAGACAAGTAATCTTCCTTGGATGACGAAGCAAGCTATGTTTGATATCGTTCATTGAATTTTTCGTTTAAGGTTGGCGCTTTCACCGGAACAAGCTGGACTTGGACTGCAAACAATTGATACACGGTGGAGTTTGCTACAAGATACTTGCCCTTTGCCGCCTACTTGTTTAGTGGGAAAATACCGATCTTTCGATGGAACGTGCAACAATTTGCGGCAACCTTCGTGGGGCAGTGCTCTGACACCACTGGAACGTTTGGCTCCTCCGGAATACGATGACGGTAATGTAAATATATATTGGATTACGTTTCACTTAAGATGAGCAATCTGataattcatttgatttcgttttcattGTAATTAGGTATATGGCACCCCAGAATCAGAAATTCGGGCAAAGAGCTTCCAAATGTTCGTGTAATAAGGAGTGTACTCGTGACAGACAAAAACCACCCAGTTGTGGACATGACCCATATGTTGATGCAGTGGGGTCAATTCGTGGATCATGACATGATTCATGTTCCCTCCTTCCGCGCAGGTAAAGTTCTATGAAGCTAAATTCCATTCAGGCTTAGGAGAGCATTAACTCTTACTTTCGTATCGTTTAGCCAACCAATCGAACATTGAATGCTGCACTAAAGAAGGTGGAGTCCTACCACCAGAAATGCGCCATCCTCATTGTTTCCCTATAGACATACCAGTCAAAGACCCTTTCTATGGTCCTAGAGGCGTACGTTGTTTGAACTTCGTACGTTCAATGATTGCACCTCGGATTGAATGCCGAATGGGTTATGCAGAACAAATGAACGAGGTTAACCATTTTATTGATGCATCGCATATTTACGGACCAACACCTGCCATCGCTTCCAGTTTGCGTCAGTTTGCTAGAGGACTTTTGAAAGTTTCGATCATCGAAGGACGACCATACTTACCAGAAGATCCCCTGGATAAAAGCTGCGTGGGTCGGACTCCTGGATTGGGTTGCTTTTTATCAGGTATATCTCATGTACATGTTTaatcagttttttgtttttagatattGGGACGTTTTTCTCCCTTGCGTTTTCACAGGTGACACGCGCACAAATCAAATTATGACGCTCACCAGTCTACATATTATCTTCCTGCGTCAACACAATACCCTAGCCACTAAGCTGGGGTCTATTAATCCGCATTGGAGTGATGAAGTTCTTTATCAGGAGACTCGACGAATTATTGGTGCTTTGATGCAACACATCACTTATAATGAGTTTCTTCCTTCTATACTCGGCCGTCACACAATGGAAATCTACGGTTTGACTCCCCAAACCGTTGGTTTTTCATCAAGCTACGACGAAAAAGTTAATCCATCTATTACTAATGAATTTGCCGCTGCTGCCTTCCGCATGGGTCACTCCCTCATTCAGGGAGCTATGAAGTATGCTACGTAGATATACAAGTTTTTAAGCTCGCCGTCTAATCTTAAACGTTTTGCCGTGATTTTAGTCTTGTGGAGGAAGACGGTAAAGTCCGTGTGGAGTTAATGCGTAATTGGTTCAACAATCCCCACCTGCTACGCCGAGCTGGCAAGATGGATGCCGTTTTACGTGGTATGATTGATCAGTGGCCCCAAGAAATGGACGAGTGGGTATCAGAAGATGTCACAAACCACCTCTTCCAAAGGTATTCTAGGCTTTATGATAAAACCCGTTATCTAATACTATTTACGTTTTATTCGTAATGGTAGACCCAAAACGGATTTTGGATTAGACCTGGTATCTCTAAATGTATGGCGTGGTCGTGATCATGGATTACCTGGCTATAACACTTACCGCCAAATATGTGGTTTGCCGCGCATGACAAGTTTCAAACAGCTTTTAACAATCATGGATCGTTCAGTAGTGGACCGTTTGGCTGCCGTATATCGCTCAGTCGACGACATCGATCTTTACATTGGTGGTCTCGTTGAACACCACTTGCCTGGCTCAATGCTCGGCCCCGTCTTTTCGTGTATCATTGCTGAACAGTTTGCCCGTTTGAAAGAGGGTGATCGTTTTTTTTACGAGCACGGTGGATACCTCAGTTCATTTACACCAGGTGAGAAGCAGTATGTTTTATGCCGTTCATTCCTTGCAAATAACCCTTAATGTTTTCGTGTATGTAATGTTGCAGCGCAACTACAAGAAATTCGACGAATGAGTTTAGCTGCTATTATCTGTGACAATGCCGATCACATAGTGAAAATGCAACCATTAGTTTTCCGTCATCCATCTCCAATGTAAATATGGTTTGACTTAACATTCTTTGCGATACCTCTGTTTTTTCACgatatttgtttgttgtagGAATCCGCGCGTTAACTGTAATTCGGCGCATATTCCTCGTCTGAATCTTGCCGCCTGGAAACAATTAACTCCTTATTAAATATTTCAGTTATATACATAGTAAATCCATATTGTATTTATTCCGAGATtcatggaaattaaaaaacagaGGTTATATGCTGTTTTTATATACTTTAGATGTGTGGATAGACCGTCGGTTGGTGGTTTCCAAGAACGTGGGTTCCAACTTCACCTGATTCAATTGCAATAAGCGATTCACATCGTAGGATTTATTTTCTCCGTCTAATTTACGCACTGAAATGTTAATGCATTTTCGActaaaattcaatatttttaaaagtgtGAAAAGGTTATTCACAAGTGAGGATGAAATATAGCCTGTATATATTTACGCAACGTGTCGTTATGTGTGATCATCGCATTTTGACAATGTAGTTCTCTGATGAATCCAGAAAATCGACCATCCCACTCAGTTTGGGAAGGAATCAACAGCCCTATATTTACTTATGTGTGGCAGCACAGAAGTTTCTTGCCAATATCATATATTTGCTAGTTTCAGTTTTGAGTC of the Daphnia carinata strain CSIRO-1 chromosome 10, CSIRO_AGI_Dcar_HiC_V3, whole genome shotgun sequence genome contains:
- the LOC130701104 gene encoding chorion peroxidase-like, which encodes MWWIFLMLSHAIQAISPSDNSISFLTYNACEKPFVCKSAIQCSIWYNELQALPPKPCFNSEGYVGLCCPHVANIKPTVLKETGIEEVLPPVQSLSPILLELSARAARSDLNYLSIIEEILGRNDIVMHENSMARTHSASVAPFETTRSQSQKALLVVSATRRLQHKLALSPERAGFALQAIDTRLSFLEDTCPLLPTCLRQKYRSFDGTCNNLRRPSWGSALTSLDRLAPPEYDDGIWDPKIRKSNKELPNVRVVRTTVVTDENHPAVDMTHMLMQWGQFVDHDMVQVPVFQTANQSNIECCTPEGGILPPELRHPHCFPIDIPANDPFYGPRGVRCLNFVRSMITPRTECRMGYADQMNQLTHFIDASHVYGPSPIIAANLRQFVGGLMKTSVIEGRQYPLQDFQGKNCVGVTRDTGCFVAGDKRVNQIMTLTSLHVIFLRHHNYIATALSAINSHWSDEILYQETRRIIGALMQHITYNEFLPSILGRQTMEIYGLTPQSAGYSSSYDENVNPSITNEFAAAAFRMGHSLIQGSINLVEEDGKVRVELMRNWFNNPHLLRQSGQLDAVLRGMIDQWPQNMDEWVSEDLTNHLFQRPKKDFGLDLISINLWRGRDHGLPGYNTYRQVCGLPPATSFQDLLTIMDHSVVKRLASVYRSVDDIDLYIGGLVEHHLPGSMLGPVFSCIIAEQFARSKEGDRFFYEHGGQPYSFTPAQLQEIRKMSLAAIICDNADNIVKVQPLVFRHPSPTNPRVNCKSPIIPRMNLAAWTG
- the LOC130701103 gene encoding chorion peroxidase-like — encoded protein: MRWLLLILPTIVWAVHRVPHSVSIVPKSVCGNQFVCKPTSQCSVWYAEFSPLPSKPCYDPRGSMGICCPDILHVKSRAVKFSAAQKIRLPSPVQHLPSKLLEQTSRGARADLTNIKIIEENLNRNQLTMNENSMAWTHSLNMAPLEISSIQGDKALLVVNAARRLQDKLALSPEQAGLGLQTIDTRWSLLQDTCPLPPTCLVGKYRSFDGTCNNLRQPSWGSALTPLERLAPPEYDDGIWHPRIRNSGKELPNVRVIRSVLVTDKNHPVVDMTHMLMQWGQFVDHDMIHVPSFRAANQSNIECCTKEGGVLPPEMRHPHCFPIDIPVKDPFYGPRGVRCLNFVRSMIAPRIECRMGYAEQMNEVNHFIDASHIYGPTPAIASSLRQFARGLLKVSIIEGRPYLPEDPLDKSCVGRTPGLGCFLSGDTRTNQIMTLTSLHIIFLRQHNTLATKLGSINPHWSDEVLYQETRRIIGALMQHITYNEFLPSILGRHTMEIYGLTPQTVGFSSSYDEKVNPSITNEFAAAAFRMGHSLIQGAMNLVEEDGKVRVELMRNWFNNPHLLRRAGKMDAVLRGMIDQWPQEMDEWVSEDVTNHLFQRPKTDFGLDLVSLNVWRGRDHGLPGYNTYRQICGLPRMTSFKQLLTIMDRSVVDRLAAVYRSVDDIDLYIGGLVEHHLPGSMLGPVFSCIIAEQFARLKEGDRFFYEHGGYLSSFTPAQLQEIRRMSLAAIICDNADHIVKMQPLVFRHPSPMNPRVNCNSAHIPRLNLAAWKQLTPY